DNA sequence from the Arthrobacter jinronghuae genome:
GTCCCGGCCGCGGACGTGGTCGAGGAGGCCATGGAGGCCGCCGCGGTCATCGCCTCCAAATCCAAACCGGTGGCGATGGTTGCCAAGGAAGCCGTCAACGCAGCGTTTGAGACGGGCCTGGCCCAGGGAGTCCTCTTCGAACGGCGCGTCTTCCACTCGCTGTTTGCCACCGAGGACCAGAAGGAAGGCATGGCGGCCTTCGTCGAGAAGCGCAAGCCGGACTTCACCCACCGCTGAGGCGGTGCGTCCGGCCGCGCCGTTCAGTCGCTGAAGTCTCAGTCGCTGAAGTCGCCGGCGTTCCTGCGGAAGCTGCCGAGGATCCGGATCAGCTGGTCCACATCCTGCTCTTCGAATCCGGATTGCGCGAATACCCCCGAGTTCAGGGCCTGGGTTGCCTCCTTGGCCAGCGTCCGCCCTTGGGGAGTGAGCTCAATCAAGGTGGTGCGCCCGTCTGTGGGATGCGGTGAGCGGATCACCAGTTCCGCGTCCTGCAGACGGTCGACGGCGTTCGTCACCGAGGTGGGGTGCACCTGGAGAAGCGCGCTGGCCTTGTTCATAGGCAGCGCCCCGCTGCGGGCAAAACTCAGGAGGGCGAGGAGTTCGTAGCGGGCAAACGTCAGCCCGAACGGCTTCAAAACCGCCTCAATCCGGGCCAGCAGGATCTGTTGGGTCCGCATGATGGCTGTGATGGCAGCCATGGGTGCGGCGACGTCGGACCAGCCGTGCCGTTCCCAGTTTCCTCTGGCGTCCGCAATGGGATCACGCGGCAGCGGCATTGCCACGGCACCTCCGGCTTCCCGTTCTGGATTTCATAGGCCCCAGCCTAGCTTTTCAGTGCCGGAAAGTCGGTTCCGGTGGCTTGCGGGCCCGCCGCCGTTATCCCGGTTCCGGAACCCCGGCCGACGACCGGCACAATGGTGATCTCCGTCACTCTGCAATATACTAGGACGTCCAAGGGTTAGGAAGAGCCGGACCATCCATGCCGGATCGCTACGAAGGGATGCTCGCCCGTGCAGCCACAAAGCCGTGCCACCGGACAGAACCTCACAGAGACGGACGACGCCTTCGTCCCGCCTTTCCCGGACGTTGACCTCATGTACATCGTTGACCTGCTTCCTCCGGAGGAACAGTCCCGCTACCGGGAGGTCCGCAGCTTCCTCCAGTCCCGGATCCGGGCGGCTTCGATCGACTACTGGAACAGGGAGGAATTCCCCTTCGAACTGGTCGGGGAGCTGGGCAAGTACGGCCTCGGCGGTCTGCAGACAGACGGAAGCTCCAAGCTGTTCAAGGGACTTATGTACACGGAGGTGGCGCGCGCCGATGTGTCCCTCTCCGCACTGGTGGGGATCCACAACGAGCTGATCGTCGGCATGGTGGACCAGCTCGGCTCCGAGGAGCAGAAGGCACGCTGGCTGCCGGGCCTCACCGCCCTCACGCAGATCGGTGCCTTTGCCCTGACCGAACCTGACCACGGATCGGACATAGCCGGCGGGCTGTCCACTACGGCGCGCCGCGACGGGGACGAGTGGGTGATCAACGGCGCCAAGCGCTGGATCGGGGCCGGCACCATCGCCGACTTTGCCCTGGTCTGGGCGAGGGACGTCGCCGACCAGCAGATAAAGTGTTTCCTCGTCGAAACGGACCGCCCCGGCTACATGGCCGCAAAGATCGCAAACAAGATCGGGCTTCGGATCATGCAGAACGCGGATATCGCGCTCGACGACGTCCGCATCCCGGCAGCCAACCTCCTGCCGGGTGCCACCGACTTTTCCAAAGCCAACGAGCTGCTGCGCGATTCGCGTGCCTGGGTGGGCTGGCAGGCCGCCGGCATACAGCTGGCCGCGTTCGACGTCGCACGTTCCTACGCCTTGAACCGGAAGCAGTTCGGCAAGGAGCTCGCCCGGTTCCAGCTGATCCAGCAGCAGCTGGCCGAAATCCTGGGCAACGCCTCCGTCTCGCTCGCACTGATGGCACAGCTTGCCGGGATCCAGCAGGACGGCAAGCTCGAAATGGTCCAGGCGGCGATGGCCAAGTCCACCACCACCCGGCTGGCCCGGGCATCGGTGGCCATGGGGCGGTCCCTGCTGGGCGGTAACGGCATCAGCACGGACTATGAGATGGGCAAGCTCTTCGGAGATGCCGAAATCCTCTACACCTACGAGGGCAGCTACGAGATCAATTCACTGATCGTCGCGCGGGCAGTGACCGGGAAGTCGGCATTCGTCTAGGCAGCCGGGCACGCGTTAGGCGTGCGCATGAGGCATGTGGGACACTGGAGGGCAGAACTTTTCGAATCAAAGGAGGCAGCTATGAGCAAGCGTGCACGCAAGCGTCGTGACCGTAAGCGCGGCGGCGCTAACCACGGTAAGCGTCCCAACACCTAAGCAAAGCTTTGGTAGCCGCGTGGCCGGACGGCCAGGCAAAAAGAACCCCCGGAACCTTTTGGTACCGGGGGTTCTTTGTGTCTGCGACGGTGCGCTACGGAATCAGTGGTCCGCAGTCTGGATCTGGCTGATGCGGGTGAGGATGCTGGCCTTCAGCGTCTCGGGCGCTGCCTCTGTGCAGGACCGCTTCACCACCGAACGGATGACGCACTCAAGGTCATGTTCCTGGGCGCATTCGGGACATCCGTCGAGGTGTTCCTTGATTTCCACAAGGTCCTCGTGGGACAGGGCGCCGTCCAGGTATTCGTACAGCCGTTCAATACGGGCGTCGTCGCAATCGCCCAGGCTCTGGCAATCGCTCATAGCTCATTCCCCTGTTTCTTGGTTGATGCGCCGGCGGCTTCGGCTGCGGGCACTTTGCCCTTGATACCGCGCTCGTGTGCATACTCCGCCAGGAGCTCGCGGAGCATCTTGCGTCCACGGTGCAGCCGGGACATCACGGTGCCGATCGGCGTATTCATGATTTCTGAAATTTCCTTGTACGCGAAGCCCTCCACATCGGAGAAGTACACGGCAAGCCGGAACTCCTCCGGGATGGACTGCAGGGCATCCTTGACATCGGAATCCGGCAGGTGGTCCAAAGCAACCGCTTCAGCGGACCGGAGCCCGGTTGAGCTGTGTTCGGCTGCACGGGCCAGCTGCCAGTCCTCAACGCCGTCGGAGTTGGCCTGCAGGGGTTCCCGCTGCCGCTTCCGATAGAGGTTGATGTACGTGTTGGTCAGGATGCGGTACAGCCAGGCCTTGAGGTTGGTCCCCGGCCGGTACTGGTGGAAAGCGGAGAAAGCCTTGGTGTAGGCCTCCTGAACGAGGTCCTCCGCGTCCGAGGGATTGCGAGCCATGCGCATGGCCGCTGAATAGAGCTGGTCCACATACTGCATGGCGTCCTGCTCAAAACGAAGCTTGCGTGCCTCGTCCGATTCGGTGGCAACGTCGAGTTCGAAGTTTTCCACGTGGGGGCTGCCTTCCGGCGCATCAGTTCTCATCACCTCCCAGTCTACGGTGCGGGCGGAAACCCGTACGCGTAGCTTCGGCCCGCGGGTAGTCCGCGCTGTGGTCAGCGTGGCGGCTGGCACGATGCTTTCTCCTGACTGTCGGCAAAGCACATCCTGATACTCGTGCCAACGACGACGCCGGGCCCGCTATTCCCGCACCCTTCCCGGCGGACGGCGGGAAGGGTGCGATGAGGGACCGCGGGACGAAACGTGTGCCGCAGGCCGCAAAATGCCAGACTAAGGTGGAAGCAGCACCAAATGTTGTTTTTTTCGCGTAAGTGATGGATTTCCCAGGAGGCACTATGTCGATAGTCCGTTTGATTGCACGTCCTTTGCTCGCAACCGGCTTCGTGGCCGTAGGCGTGGAGCGCCTTCGCAACGCTGACCAGACCGCCGAACAGCTCACCCCCACGCTGAAGATGATCGGCAGCACCGTTCCTGCCGCCGCAGCATTCACGTCCAACCCGGCGCTCGTAGCCAAGGTTGTCGGCTACACGCAGGTTGGCGCTGCCTCGATGCTCGGCACGGGCAAGTTTGCCCGTCTGGCGTCCCTCCTGCTCGCCGGAACGGCCGCGCTGAACTCCGTGGTGGAATACCGCAACGCCGAGGCTTCCACCGCGGCCGAGCGCAAGGAACGCCGCAACCAGCTGCTCAAGAACCTCTCCCTGATCGGCGGCGTCCTGCTCGCTGCCGTCGACACCAACGGCCGTCCGGGACTTGCCTGGCGCGCCGGGCACCTTGCCTCCGGCACGAGCCGCAAGACCCGCGCCGTCTCCAAGTCGGTTTCGAAGAGCACGCGCAAGCAGCTCAAGGCAGTGTCCAACGCCGCTTCGGACATCGTCGGTTCCTAGCAGCAATGAGTGCTCCGAATGCCGGGGTGCCGGCTACCTGGCCGGCACCCTTCGTCACTTCGCCCGTAGACGCAACAGTCGCGGTACCGGGTTCGAAGTCGCTGACCAACCGATACCTGGTCCTCGCCGCCCTTGCAGACGGCAGGTCCCGGCTGCGGGCACCCCTGCATTCGCGGGATTCGGAGCTTATGGTCTCCGCCCTGCGCTCCCTCGGAGCAACAATCACGGAAATCCCCGGCGACGGCCCCTTCGGACCGGACCTGCTGATAGATCCGGTCCCGGCAGCCGCCCGCGGGACCCGGCAGATTGACTGCGGCCTGGCCGGGACGGTCATGCGCTTTGTCCCGCCGCTGGCAGGACTCGTCCCCGGGACCACGGGATTCGACGGCGACCCGCATGCCCGCAGCCGGCCCATGTCCGCCATCATTGACGCCCTGCGCTCCCTCGGGGTGCAGGTGGACGACGACGGCGCCGGCTCCCTGCCCTTCAGCGTCACCGGCTCCGGGCGCATCGCCGGCGGCCGCCTGGAGATCGACGCCGCCGCCTCCTCACAGTTTGTTTCGGCCCTGCTGCTGGCAGCACCACGTTTCGACAAGGGCCTGCACCTTGTCCACCGCGGCAGCACGCTGCCGAGCCCGGAGCACATTGCCATGACGGTCTCCGTCCTGCGCGGCGTCGGAGTGGACGTTGATGATTCCGTTCCCAGGGAATGGCGGGTGGCACCCGGCCCCATTGCCGCCTTCGACACCGTGATTGAACCGGACCTGTCCAATGCCGGCCCCTTCCTCGCCGCGGCGCTGGTGGCCGGCGGGACCGTACGCGTGGCCGGCTGGCCCGCCTCGACCACCCAGGTGGGCGATAAGTGGCGGAGCATCCTCCCGGCCCTGGGCGCGTCCGTGGACCTGGCCGGCGGCACCCTCACCGTCACCGGCACCGGCCGCATCCGCGGCGCCGATCTGGCAGACACCAGCGAGCTGGCCCCCACGGTGGCCGCTCTCTGTGCCCTCGGAAGTTCGCCGTCCCGCCTTACCGGGATAGCGCACCTCCGCGGCCACGAGACGGACCGGCTGGCCGCCCTCGTCGCTGAGATTAACCGGCTCGGCGGCGACGCGGAAGAAACCACAGACGGTTTGATCATCCGGCCGGCGACGCTGCACGGAGGCACCTGGGAAACCTACGCCGACCACCGGATGGCCACCGCCGGCGCCCTGATCGGCCTGGCCGTGCCCGGCGTCGTCGTGCGCGACATCTCCACAACAGCCAAGACGCTGCCGCAGTTCCCCGAACTCTGGCAGCAGCTCACCCGATCGGCGGAAGCATGACACGCAGTACCAGCGGCTGGGACGAGTCCGATGTCCGCGTCCGGCCCAATAAAAAAGGCTCGCGGCCCCGTACCAAGGACCGCCCCGCCCACGACGACGCCGTCATCGGGCGGATCATCACCGTGGACCGCGGCCGGTACACCGCCGTGGTGGATGAAGACACCGCCAACGAGCGCACCGTCATTGCCGCCCGTGCCAGGGAGCTGAGGCGCACCCCTGTAGTGGCCGGGGACCTGGTGGCGCTGGTCGGCGACGTAAGCGGCGCCCCGGACACCCTGGCCCGGCTGGTCCGTGTCGAAGAACGCCGAACCCTGCTGCGGCGCAGCGCCGACGACACGGACCCGGTGGAACGCGTGGTGGTGGCCAACGCCGACCAGCTGGTGATTGTGGTGGCTGCCGCCAACCCCGAGCCCCGCACCGGCTTCATCGACCGTGCCCTCGTTGCCGCGTACGACGCCGGGATCTCCCCCGTCCTGTGCATCACCAAGGCGGACATCAAGGACCCGGCCGATCTGCTGGCCAATTACGAACACCTCGACATGGACGTCATCATCAGCCGCACCGCGGCAGCTGACGCCTCGGGCATCGATGCCCGCTCCGACGACGGCCTTTCCGCGCGCCTTCAGGGCACCGCCGTCGAGGCCCTCCACGAGGTGCTGAAGAACAACGTCAGCGTCCTGGTGGGACCCTCCGGCGTCGGCAAATCCACCCTGGTCAATGCCCTGACGGGTTCGGCCCGGGCCACCGGCGGAGTGAACGCCGTCACCGGGCGCGGCAGGCATACGTCCTCCTCCGCCCTGGCCCTGCGGCTGAGCGATTCCCCCGCCGGAAGCTGGATCATCGACACCCCGGGCATCCGATCCTTCGGCCTGGCCCATGTGGACCCGGACCGGATCCTGCAGGCCTTCCCCGACCTTGAGCCCGGCACCGCCGACTGTGAGCGCGGCTGCCGGCACGATTCGCTCGCCGTCGGCTGCGGGCTGGACCCGTGGGTGGAAGGCGGCCATGCCGGGCCCGCAGGCCCCGCGCGCCTGGCGTCGCTGCGGCGGTTGCTGGGCACCGGAACCCGCACGGAGAATAAGTCCTCCGCGAAGGAGCTCGGCGAGCAATAGCCCTCCTTGGCGCCGGGTTCGGCGTCGCGGAGATTTGCCAGGACACCGCCCGCTAACGGGCCTAATGCGGGGCTGTGCCCGCCGAATAAGGATAAGTTGAAGAGTATGCCCTTCGTTCAGAACTACAACGATGACCTGCGCTTGGCCCATGTGATGGCTGATTCCGTGGATGACCAGACCATGTCGCGCTTCCGGGCCCTGGACTTGAAGATCGAGACCAAGCCGGACTTCACACCTGTCACCGACGCCGACAAAGCCGCCGAAGATGCCATCCGGGGACAGCTCTCCCGCGCCCGGCCCCGCGATGCGGTACTGGGCGAGGAATTCGGTTCCAGCGGCTCCGGCCCGCGGCGGTGGATCATCGACCCGATCGACGGCACCAAGAACTTCATCCGCGGCGTCCCCGTGTGGGCCACCCTGATTGCCCTGGTGGACGACGGCGTTCCCGTGGTCGGCCTCGTCAGCGCGCCTGCGCTGGGCAAGCGCTGGTGGGCCGCCACCGGCACGGGGGCCTACATGGGCCGGTCCCTGGCTGCGGCCACCCGCCTGCACGTCTCCAACGTTTCCCGGCTGTCCGACGCCTCGCTGTCCTACTCCAGCCTCGGCGGCTGGAAGGACCGCGGCAACCTCGAAGAGTTCCTGGACCTGACCGAGTCCGTTTGGCGTACCCGCGCCTACGGCGATTTCTGGTCCTACTGCATGGTGGCCGAGGGTGCCGTGGACATTGCCTGCGAACCCGAACTGAACCTTTATGACATGGCGGCCCTCGTTCCGATCGTGACCGAGGCCGGCGGCCGCTTTTCCTCGCTGGACGGCGAAGACGGCCCCTTCGGCGGAAACGCGCTGGCGACCAACGGGACGCTGCACAGCGAAGTGCTGCAGCGCCTGAATCCCGATCTGGACGACCTCCTGTAACTGTGGGCACCTCCGGACCACGGCTCGAGGCACTGCGCCGCCGGCAGCTGGCGGACAGCTACCAGGCCGGCGGCGAACACTACGACCGCATCCGCCCCGGCTACCCCGCCGAGGCCGTGCACTGGCTCTTCGCCCGGCCCGGCCTCCCCGGTGTTCCCGCAGTCCGGGACGTGGCCGACGTCGGCGCCGGCACCGGAAAGTACACCCGGGAACTGCACGCAGCCGGGCTGAATGTCTGCGCCGTCGACCCGTCCCGCGACATGCTCGACCAGCTTTCCCGGCTGCTGCCTGACGTTCCGGTGCGGGTCGGCACTGCGGAGCAGACGGGCCTGCCCGCCTCCTCGCTGGACGCCGTGACAGTGGCCCAGGCCTGGCACTGGTGCGATCCTGCCGCAGCGAGCCGGGAGTTCGCCCGCATCCTGCGGCCGCACGGGATCCTTGGCCTGGTCTGGAACCAGCTCGACGTAAGCGTCCCGTGGGTCCACCGCTACTCGCGCATCATCCACGCCGGAGATGTCCTGCGGCCGGGCTTCCGGCCTGAGCTGGGGCCGGAGTTCGCGCTGGAAGAGTCCTCCACCGTCGCCTGGACGCAGCCGATGACCCCGGAAGACCTGTTTGAACTGGCCCGGTCGCGGGCGTTCTACCTGTCGGCCGGCACCGCCGCGCGGGAGAAACTGCACTCAAATCTGTCCTGGTACCTCTACGAACACCTCGGACACGCGCCGGGGGACATCCTGGAGCTTCCATACCTGACGTTGACGTGGCGGGCAGTCCGGGCGGCATGATGCTTCCTTGACCCTGGTGCGCCGCCTCCCCCGCCTACCTACAATTGTCCAAGTCCGGCATGGTTGGTGCTTAGGGAGAAATGCGTATGGTCTTTACCTTCGGCATCGAAGAAGAGTTCCTCCTCTTGGATGCCTCCACCGGGTTCCCCACCGGAGCGCAGGAACTGACACGCGCCCTGATCCCCCCCGGGCAGGGCGCCTTCACCAGTTCCGCCGAGCTGCTGGATGCACAGGTGGAGAGCTCCACCCGGGTCTGCACCACCCGGGAGGAGGCACTGGACGCCCTATTGGGGTTCCGCTCCCGGCTTGCCGAGGCGGCAGCGTCAGTGGGCGTACGGGTTGCCGCCACCGGAGCGGCGCCCCGGATCGCGGAGGGTCCGCCGGTGCTCAATTCCTCGGACCGGTACCGGCGGATGGGGCTCCTGACCGGAGCCGTTGCACACGAACAATATGTCAACGGCACCCACATC
Encoded proteins:
- a CDS encoding MarR family winged helix-turn-helix transcriptional regulator, which gives rise to MAMPLPRDPIADARGNWERHGWSDVAAPMAAITAIMRTQQILLARIEAVLKPFGLTFARYELLALLSFARSGALPMNKASALLQVHPTSVTNAVDRLQDAELVIRSPHPTDGRTTLIELTPQGRTLAKEATQALNSGVFAQSGFEEQDVDQLIRILGSFRRNAGDFSD
- a CDS encoding acyl-CoA dehydrogenase family protein, which encodes MYIVDLLPPEEQSRYREVRSFLQSRIRAASIDYWNREEFPFELVGELGKYGLGGLQTDGSSKLFKGLMYTEVARADVSLSALVGIHNELIVGMVDQLGSEEQKARWLPGLTALTQIGAFALTEPDHGSDIAGGLSTTARRDGDEWVINGAKRWIGAGTIADFALVWARDVADQQIKCFLVETDRPGYMAAKIANKIGLRIMQNADIALDDVRIPAANLLPGATDFSKANELLRDSRAWVGWQAAGIQLAAFDVARSYALNRKQFGKELARFQLIQQQLAEILGNASVSLALMAQLAGIQQDGKLEMVQAAMAKSTTTRLARASVAMGRSLLGGNGISTDYEMGKLFGDAEILYTYEGSYEINSLIVARAVTGKSAFV
- a CDS encoding 50S ribosomal protein bL37, translating into MSKRARKRRDRKRGGANHGKRPNT
- the rsrA gene encoding mycothiol system anti-sigma-R factor, which produces MSDCQSLGDCDDARIERLYEYLDGALSHEDLVEIKEHLDGCPECAQEHDLECVIRSVVKRSCTEAAPETLKASILTRISQIQTADH
- a CDS encoding sigma-70 family RNA polymerase sigma factor; the protein is MRTDAPEGSPHVENFELDVATESDEARKLRFEQDAMQYVDQLYSAAMRMARNPSDAEDLVQEAYTKAFSAFHQYRPGTNLKAWLYRILTNTYINLYRKRQREPLQANSDGVEDWQLARAAEHSSTGLRSAEAVALDHLPDSDVKDALQSIPEEFRLAVYFSDVEGFAYKEISEIMNTPIGTVMSRLHRGRKMLRELLAEYAHERGIKGKVPAAEAAGASTKKQGNEL
- a CDS encoding DoxX family protein — protein: MSIVRLIARPLLATGFVAVGVERLRNADQTAEQLTPTLKMIGSTVPAAAAFTSNPALVAKVVGYTQVGAASMLGTGKFARLASLLLAGTAALNSVVEYRNAEASTAAERKERRNQLLKNLSLIGGVLLAAVDTNGRPGLAWRAGHLASGTSRKTRAVSKSVSKSTRKQLKAVSNAASDIVGS
- the aroA gene encoding 3-phosphoshikimate 1-carboxyvinyltransferase; translation: MSAPNAGVPATWPAPFVTSPVDATVAVPGSKSLTNRYLVLAALADGRSRLRAPLHSRDSELMVSALRSLGATITEIPGDGPFGPDLLIDPVPAAARGTRQIDCGLAGTVMRFVPPLAGLVPGTTGFDGDPHARSRPMSAIIDALRSLGVQVDDDGAGSLPFSVTGSGRIAGGRLEIDAAASSQFVSALLLAAPRFDKGLHLVHRGSTLPSPEHIAMTVSVLRGVGVDVDDSVPREWRVAPGPIAAFDTVIEPDLSNAGPFLAAALVAGGTVRVAGWPASTTQVGDKWRSILPALGASVDLAGGTLTVTGTGRIRGADLADTSELAPTVAALCALGSSPSRLTGIAHLRGHETDRLAALVAEINRLGGDAEETTDGLIIRPATLHGGTWETYADHRMATAGALIGLAVPGVVVRDISTTAKTLPQFPELWQQLTRSAEA
- the rsgA gene encoding ribosome small subunit-dependent GTPase A, which produces MTRSTSGWDESDVRVRPNKKGSRPRTKDRPAHDDAVIGRIITVDRGRYTAVVDEDTANERTVIAARARELRRTPVVAGDLVALVGDVSGAPDTLARLVRVEERRTLLRRSADDTDPVERVVVANADQLVIVVAAANPEPRTGFIDRALVAAYDAGISPVLCITKADIKDPADLLANYEHLDMDVIISRTAAADASGIDARSDDGLSARLQGTAVEALHEVLKNNVSVLVGPSGVGKSTLVNALTGSARATGGVNAVTGRGRHTSSSALALRLSDSPAGSWIIDTPGIRSFGLAHVDPDRILQAFPDLEPGTADCERGCRHDSLAVGCGLDPWVEGGHAGPAGPARLASLRRLLGTGTRTENKSSAKELGEQ
- the hisN gene encoding histidinol-phosphatase, producing the protein MPFVQNYNDDLRLAHVMADSVDDQTMSRFRALDLKIETKPDFTPVTDADKAAEDAIRGQLSRARPRDAVLGEEFGSSGSGPRRWIIDPIDGTKNFIRGVPVWATLIALVDDGVPVVGLVSAPALGKRWWAATGTGAYMGRSLAAATRLHVSNVSRLSDASLSYSSLGGWKDRGNLEEFLDLTESVWRTRAYGDFWSYCMVAEGAVDIACEPELNLYDMAALVPIVTEAGGRFSSLDGEDGPFGGNALATNGTLHSEVLQRLNPDLDDLL
- a CDS encoding class I SAM-dependent methyltransferase, which codes for MGTSGPRLEALRRRQLADSYQAGGEHYDRIRPGYPAEAVHWLFARPGLPGVPAVRDVADVGAGTGKYTRELHAAGLNVCAVDPSRDMLDQLSRLLPDVPVRVGTAEQTGLPASSLDAVTVAQAWHWCDPAAASREFARILRPHGILGLVWNQLDVSVPWVHRYSRIIHAGDVLRPGFRPELGPEFALEESSTVAWTQPMTPEDLFELARSRAFYLSAGTAAREKLHSNLSWYLYEHLGHAPGDILELPYLTLTWRAVRAA